Proteins co-encoded in one Paraburkholderia edwinii genomic window:
- the waaC gene encoding lipopolysaccharide heptosyltransferase I, producing MTGTPSLSAQKILIVRVSSLGDVVHNMPAIADIRRRHPDAQIDWLVEESFVGLVELVQGVHRAIPVSLRRWRKKLFSPANWAEIRAFRRALAAEHYDLVIDCQGLIKTAWLARMARGPVVGLGNRTDGAGYEWPVRFFYGKRVPIEPRTHVVERTRQLVAAALNDPAPQPTDEIDFGIDVGRASLAVSQAQLNLPVPYVVFVHATSREDKQWPDTAWIELGQSLVRRGASLVLPWGSEAERATSERLAKEFGAAAIVPPKLSLPAVVGLLEGAAATVGVDTGLVHIAAALKRPTVELYNFATAWRTGGYWSPNVINLGTAGQPPTLQAVKSALAGFGLL from the coding sequence ATGACCGGCACCCCCTCCTTGAGCGCGCAAAAGATACTGATCGTACGGGTGTCATCGCTGGGCGACGTCGTGCATAACATGCCGGCGATTGCCGATATCCGCCGCCGCCATCCGGACGCGCAGATCGATTGGCTGGTCGAAGAGAGCTTCGTGGGGCTGGTCGAGCTCGTGCAGGGCGTGCATCGCGCGATCCCGGTGTCGCTGCGGCGCTGGCGCAAAAAGCTGTTTTCGCCGGCCAACTGGGCCGAGATCCGCGCATTTCGCCGCGCGCTGGCGGCCGAGCACTACGACCTCGTGATCGACTGCCAGGGGCTGATCAAGACCGCGTGGCTCGCGCGGATGGCGCGTGGGCCGGTGGTTGGGCTCGGTAACCGCACCGACGGCGCCGGCTACGAATGGCCGGTGCGCTTCTTCTACGGCAAGCGTGTGCCGATCGAGCCGCGCACGCATGTGGTCGAGCGCACGCGCCAGCTCGTGGCGGCCGCGCTCAACGACCCTGCGCCGCAACCCACAGACGAAATCGACTTCGGCATCGACGTCGGCCGCGCGTCGCTGGCGGTCTCGCAGGCGCAACTGAACCTGCCGGTGCCGTATGTGGTGTTCGTGCACGCGACGTCGCGTGAGGACAAGCAGTGGCCCGACACCGCATGGATCGAGCTGGGCCAGTCGCTCGTGCGGCGCGGTGCGTCGCTCGTGCTGCCGTGGGGCAGCGAGGCCGAGCGCGCGACGAGCGAGCGGCTCGCCAAAGAGTTCGGCGCGGCCGCGATCGTGCCGCCGAAGCTGTCGCTGCCGGCCGTGGTGGGCCTGCTCGAAGGCGCCGCCGCGACGGTCGGCGTCGACACGGGCCTTGTGCATATTGCCGCAGCGCTCAAGCGGCCGACGGTCGAGTTGTACAATTTCGCGACCGCGTGGCGTACGGGTGGCTACTGGTCGCCGAATGTGATCAATCTCGGCACGGCCGGCCAGCCGCCGACGCTGCAGGCGGTGAAGAGCGCGCTGGCGGGCTTTGGTCTGCTGTAA
- a CDS encoding phosphomannomutase/phosphoglucomutase, with product MISQSIFKAYDIRGVIGKTLDADTARSIGRAFGSEVRAQGGDAVVVARDGRLSGPELIAALSEGLRSAGVDVVNVGMVPTPVGYFAASVPLKLAGGERRVDSCIVVTGSHNPPDYNGFKMVLRGAAIYGDQIQALYKRIVDNKFDSGSGSYADYDIADAYIDRIVSDIKLARPLKIVVDTGNGVAGGLAPRLFKALGCELVELFTEIDGNFPNHHPDPAHPENLQDVIRALKETDAEIGFAFDGDGDRLGVVTKDGQIIYPDRQLMLFAEEVLSRNKGAQIIYDVKCTRNLATWVKEKGGEPLMWKTGHSLVKAKLRETGAPLAGEMSGHVFFKDRWYGFDDGLYTGARLLEILARVKDPSALLNSLPNSHSTPELQLKLQEGENFELIARLQKNAKFPQADQVVTIDGLRVEYPDGFGLARSSNTTPVVVMRFEADNDAALKRIQEDFRRVIMAEKADAKLPF from the coding sequence ATGATCTCCCAATCGATTTTCAAGGCGTATGACATCCGCGGTGTGATCGGCAAGACGCTCGATGCCGATACGGCGCGTTCGATCGGCCGCGCATTCGGCAGCGAAGTGCGCGCGCAGGGCGGCGATGCGGTCGTCGTGGCGCGCGACGGCCGCCTGTCGGGCCCGGAACTGATCGCGGCGCTGTCCGAAGGCTTGCGTTCCGCCGGTGTCGACGTGGTCAATGTCGGCATGGTGCCGACACCGGTCGGCTACTTCGCGGCGAGCGTGCCGTTGAAGCTCGCGGGCGGCGAGCGGCGCGTCGATTCGTGCATCGTCGTGACGGGCAGCCACAATCCGCCCGACTACAACGGCTTCAAGATGGTGTTGCGCGGCGCGGCGATTTACGGCGACCAGATCCAGGCGCTTTACAAGCGCATCGTCGACAACAAGTTCGACTCCGGCAGCGGCAGCTATGCCGACTACGACATCGCCGATGCCTACATCGATCGCATCGTCAGCGATATCAAGCTGGCGCGGCCGCTGAAGATCGTCGTCGATACGGGCAACGGTGTGGCGGGCGGTCTCGCGCCGCGGCTCTTCAAGGCGCTCGGCTGCGAGCTCGTCGAGCTCTTTACCGAGATCGACGGCAACTTCCCGAATCACCATCCGGACCCGGCGCACCCCGAGAACCTGCAGGACGTGATTCGCGCGCTGAAGGAAACGGACGCCGAAATCGGCTTCGCGTTCGACGGCGACGGCGACCGTCTCGGCGTGGTCACGAAGGACGGCCAGATCATCTATCCGGACCGCCAGCTGATGCTGTTCGCCGAAGAAGTGCTGTCGCGCAACAAGGGCGCGCAGATCATCTACGACGTGAAGTGCACGCGTAACCTCGCGACGTGGGTGAAAGAGAAGGGCGGCGAGCCGCTGATGTGGAAGACGGGCCACTCGCTCGTCAAGGCGAAGCTGCGTGAGACCGGCGCACCGCTCGCGGGCGAGATGAGCGGCCATGTGTTCTTCAAGGACCGCTGGTATGGCTTCGACGACGGCCTGTACACCGGCGCGCGCCTGCTCGAAATCCTCGCGCGCGTGAAGGATCCGAGCGCACTGCTCAACAGCCTGCCGAACTCGCACTCGACGCCGGAGCTTCAGTTGAAGCTGCAGGAAGGCGAAAACTTCGAGCTGATCGCGCGTCTGCAGAAGAACGCGAAGTTTCCGCAAGCCGACCAGGTCGTGACGATCGACGGGCTGCGCGTCGAGTATCCGGACGGCTTCGGCCTCGCGCGCTCGTCGAATACGACGCCCGTGGTCGTGATGCGCTTCGAGGCCGATAACGATGCGGCGCTCAAGCGCATCCAGGAGGACTTCCGCCGCGTGATCATGGCGGAGAAGGCGGACGCGAAGCTGCCGTTCTGA
- a CDS encoding oligosaccharide flippase family protein: MLTWKRYANPDVTRAFANIVWLGLERLTQIAVAIAISGLLARYFGPDVFGKWQYANTLLLVLAPLTWVCGAEILVPTIVRRPAAELGTVLGSAFVLRLTVSIAALLVTWAAIAANRDIHFTDPLVGTMLAGLAVTMLFREPLTGVINAWLQSMTYSKPQLLTSMSTAIVKALLVWLLVRAAAPAGSFGWLWALEAAAIGAILLVYYMKRHGGTLGWHIERPLVRHFASAGTVFWIGLICMYLFLKLDRLMLERAISFADLGRYSAAQQLNENWITLALMLAQTIAPAFVYRVDEAARLRRNMWRLAAMTFAVMAGGAFVLDLLAGFIIRHVFGPDYEGAIGIFRWAVWLSVPAGIEAIGNLVVLKYQAKFVLLSKWLLALAVAFAVNLLAIPRMGAYGALVGLAAGYLAAAAVNLYYIRLKLGS, encoded by the coding sequence ATGCTGACATGGAAGCGTTACGCGAATCCCGACGTCACGCGCGCATTCGCCAATATCGTCTGGCTCGGGCTTGAGCGGCTGACGCAGATCGCCGTGGCGATCGCGATCAGCGGACTGCTGGCGCGCTACTTCGGCCCGGACGTATTCGGCAAATGGCAGTATGCGAATACGCTGCTGCTCGTGCTCGCGCCGCTCACGTGGGTCTGCGGCGCCGAGATTCTGGTGCCGACCATCGTGCGCCGCCCCGCCGCGGAACTCGGCACCGTGCTCGGCAGCGCCTTCGTATTGCGGCTGACCGTGTCCATCGCCGCGCTACTGGTTACGTGGGCCGCGATCGCGGCGAACCGCGACATCCACTTTACCGATCCGCTCGTCGGCACGATGCTCGCCGGGCTCGCGGTCACGATGCTGTTTCGCGAACCGCTTACCGGCGTGATCAACGCGTGGCTGCAGAGCATGACTTACAGCAAGCCGCAGCTGCTGACGAGCATGTCGACCGCCATCGTCAAGGCGCTGCTGGTCTGGCTGCTGGTGCGCGCCGCGGCGCCGGCCGGCAGCTTCGGCTGGCTATGGGCGCTCGAGGCGGCGGCGATCGGCGCGATTCTGCTCGTGTACTACATGAAACGGCATGGCGGCACGCTCGGCTGGCATATCGAGCGGCCTTTGGTGCGCCATTTCGCGAGCGCCGGAACGGTCTTCTGGATCGGGCTCATTTGCATGTACCTGTTCCTGAAGCTCGACCGCCTGATGCTCGAGCGCGCGATCTCATTCGCCGACCTCGGCCGCTATTCGGCGGCGCAGCAGCTCAACGAAAACTGGATCACGCTCGCGCTGATGCTCGCGCAAACCATTGCACCGGCCTTCGTCTACCGTGTCGACGAAGCCGCGCGGCTGCGCCGCAATATGTGGCGCCTCGCGGCGATGACGTTCGCCGTGATGGCGGGCGGCGCGTTCGTGCTCGATCTGCTCGCAGGCTTCATCATCCGTCATGTGTTCGGGCCGGACTACGAAGGCGCGATCGGTATTTTCCGCTGGGCCGTCTGGCTTTCCGTACCGGCCGGCATCGAGGCGATCGGCAATCTCGTCGTGCTCAAATACCAGGCGAAGTTCGTGCTGCTGTCGAAATGGCTGCTCGCGCTCGCGGTGGCGTTCGCGGTCAATCTGCTGGCGATTCCGCGCATGGGCGCATACGGCGCGCTGGTCGGGCTCGCCGCCGGGTATCTGGCGGCCGCGGCGGTCAATCTTTATTACATCCGTTTGAAACTCGGCTCATGA